In the genome of Danio rerio strain Tuebingen ecotype United States chromosome 23, GRCz12tu, whole genome shotgun sequence, one region contains:
- the LOC108179134 gene encoding uncharacterized protein, with product MVICKCLVAVLLWCQLMFNGFTSPIGCPFNHDGVKRCDSKSEGGQTHSIMAKSNLALLLALKNASGLIIQRGIKGLPQTIPFSAEVSRPHITKESSAALAELTRKLRPSGCLSEEIDLSTKNEKQSGSGSLTLVSSPQPTEKLTASGSLTVVSNPQPTEKLTESGSLTVVSSPRPTEKLTESGSLTVVLGPQPTEKLTESGSLTVALGPRPTEKLTESGSLTVALGPRPTEKLTESGSLTVVSNPQPTEKLTESGSLTVVSSPRPTEKLTESGSLTVVSNPQPTEKLTESGPLTVVLGPQPTEKVKESGSLTVVLGPQPTEKLTESGSLTVVSSPRPTEKLTESGSLTVALGPRPTEKLTESGSLTVVSNPQPTEKLTESGSLTVVSSPRPTEKLTESGSLTVVLGPQPTEKLTESGSLTVVSSPRPTEKLTESGSLTVVSNPQPTEKLTESGSLTVVLGPQPTEKVKESGSLTVVLGPQPTEKLTESGSLTVVSSPRPTEKLTESGSLTVVSNPQPTEKLTESGSLTVVLGPQPTEKLTESGSLTVVSSPRPTEKLTESGSLTVVSNPQPTEKLTESGSLTVVLGPQPTEKVTESGSLTVVLGPQPTEKLTESGSLTVVSSPRPTEKLTESGSLTVVSNPQPTEKLTESGSLTVVSSPRPTEKLTESGSLTVVLGPQPTEKVKESGSLTVVLGPQPTEKLTESGSLTVVSNPQPTEKLTESGSPTVVLEPQPTEKLTESGSLTVVSSPRPTEKLTESGSLTVVSNPQPTEKLTESGSLTVVLGPQPTEKVKESGSLTVVLGPQPTEKLTESGSLTVVSSPRPTEKLTESGSLTVVSNPQPTEKLTESGSLTVVLGPQPTEKLTESGSLTVVSSPRPTEKLTESGSLTVVSNPQPTEKLTESGSLTVVLGPQPTEKVTESGSLTVVLGPQPTEKLTESGSLTVESSPRPTEKLTESGSLTVALGPQPTEKLAESGSLTVVSSPRPTEKLTESGSLTVVSNPQPTEKLTESGSLTVVLGPQPTEKLTESGSLTVVSSPRPTEKLTESGSLTVVSNPQPTEKLTESGSLTVVLGPQPTEKVTESGSLTVVLGPQPTEKLTESGSLTVESSPRPTEKLTESGSLTVVSNPQPTEKLTESGSLTVVSSPRPTEKLTESGSLTVVLGPQPTEKVKESGSLTVVLGPQPTEKLTESGSLTVVSNPQPTEKLTESGSPTVVLEPQPTEKLTESGSLTVVSSPRPTEKLTESGSLTVVLGPQPTEKLTESGSLTVVSNPQPTEKLTESGSLTVVLEPQPTEKLTESGSLTVVSSPRPTEKLTESGSLTVVLGPQPTEKLTESGSLTVVSNPQPTEKLTESGSLTVVLEPQPTEKLTESGSLTVVSSPRPTEKLTESGSLTVVLGPQPTEKLTESGSLTVVSNPQPTEKLTESGSLTVKSSALSAACPVSVASSPLPTEKLNHSVSLTLSSPQPTEKLTESGSLTVVLQPQQTEKLTESGSLTVVLGPQQTEKLTESGSLTVVLGPQPTEKLAESGTLTMAVGPQPTEKLTESGSLTVALGPQPTEKLAESGSLTVVLGPQPTEKLAESGSLTVVLGPQPTEKLAESGSLTVALGPQPTEKLAESGSLTVALGPQPTEKLAESGSLTVALEPQPTEKLTESGSLTVVSSPRPTEKLAESGSLTVALGPQPTEKLAESGSLTVVLGPQPTEKLAESGSLTVALGPQPTEKLAESGSLTVALGPQPTEKLAESGSLTVALGPQPTEKLTESGSPTVALGPQPTEKLTESGSPTVALGPQPTEKLAESGSLTVALGPQPTEKLTESGSLTVALGPQPTEKLTESGSLTVALGPQPTDKLTESGSLTVALSPQPTEKLAESGSLTVALGPQPTEKLTESGSLTVALGPQPTGKLTESGTLTVVLGPQPTEKLAESGSLTVALGPQPTEKLTESGSLTVALGPQPTGKLTESGTLTVVLGPQPTEKLAESGSLTVALGPQPTEKLTESGSLTVALGPQPTEKLTESGSLFVVSSPLSTGKLAESGSLVLSGPLPTDKSTETASSVSSPPATGKLTESGSLSVVSSPLATGKLTESGSFYVVSSPLTTGKLTESSSFVLSGSLPAEKLTESGSFSVVSSPPTTGELTESGSLYLVSNPLTTGKMTESGSFEISGHFPVKSKSGSHHPHAFWKKVKSRFHPNDKSAQRLIACLKKKGCAFKRVHF from the exons ATGGTGATTTGTAAATGTTTGGTTGCAGTGTTGTTATGGTGTCAGTTGATGTTCAATG GATTCACTTCTCCAATTGGCTGTCCATTTAACCACGATGGTGTTAAACGATGTGACTCTAAGAGtgaag GTGGTCAAACACATTCAATTATGGCAAAATCTAACTTGGCTCTTCTACTTGCTTTAAAGAATGCATCTGGACTAATTATCCAAAGAG GTATTAAGGGGTTGCCTCAAACCATCCCGTTCTCTGCTGAGGTGTCCCGTCCCCACATTACCAAGGAGTCTAGTGCTGCACTTGCTGAATTAACTAGAAAGTTGAGGCCATCAGGGTGTCTATCTGAGGAAATTGACCTGTCAACTAAGAATGAGAAGCAGAGTGGGTCTGGATCCCTTACGTTGGTGTCTAGTCCCCAGCCAACTGAGAAGCTGACTGCATCTGGTTCCCTCACTGTTGTATCCAACCCCCAGCCAACTGAGAAGCTCACTGAATCTGGTTCCCTTACTGTGGTATCAAGCCCCCGGCCAACAGAGAAGCTGACTGAATCTGGTTCCCTTACTGTGGTGCTTGGACCCCAGCCAACTGAGAAGCTGACTGAATCTGGTTCCCTCACTGTGGCGCTTGGCCCCCGGCCAACTGAGAAGCTGACTGAATCTGGTTCCCTCACTGTGGCGCTTGGCCCCCGGCCAACTGAGAAGCTGACTGAATCTGGTTCCCTTACTGTGGTTTCCAACCCCCAGCCAACTGAGAAGCTGACTGAATCTGGTTCCCTCACTGTGGTATCCAGCCCCCGGCCAACTGAGAAGCTGACTGAATCTGGTTCCCTCACAGTTGTATCCAACCCCCAGCCAACTGAGAAGCTGACTGAATCTGGTCCCCTTACTGTGGTGCTTGGACCCCAGCCAACAGAGAAAGTGAAAGAATCTGGTTCCCTTACTGTGGTGCTCGGACCCCAGCCAACTGAGAAGCTAACAGAATCTGGTTCCCTCACTGTGGTATCCAGCCCCCGGCCAACTGAGAAGCTGACTGAATCTGGTTCCCTCACTGTGGCGCTTGGCCCCCGGCCAACTGAGAAGCTGACTGAATCTGGTTCCCTTACTGTGGTTTCCAACCCCCAGCCAACTGAGAAGCTGACTGAATCAGGTTCCCTCACTGTGGTATCCAGCCCCCGGCCAACTGAGAAGCTGACTGAATCTGGTTCCCTTACTGTGGTGCTCGGACCCCAGCCAACTGAGAAGCTAACAGAATCTGGTTCCCTCACTGTGGTATCCAGCCCCCGGCCAACTGAGAAGCTGACTGAATCTGGTTCCCTCACAGTTGTATCCAACCCCCAGCCAACTGAGAAGCTGACTGAATCTGGTTCCCTTACTGTGGTGCTTGGACCCCAGCCAACAGAGAAAGTGAAAGAATCTGGTTCCCTTACTGTGGTGCTCGGACCCCAGCCAACTGAGAAGCTAACAGAATCTGGTTCCCTCACTGTGGTATCCAGCCCCCGGCCAACTGAGAAGCTGACTGAATCTGGTTCCCTCACAGTTGTATCCAACCCCCAGCCAACTGAGAAGCTCACTGAATCTGGTTCTCTCACTGTGGTGCTTGGACCACAGCCAACTGAGAAGCTAACAGAATCTGGTTCCCTCACAGTTGTATCCAGCCCCCGGCCAACTGAGAAGCTGACTGAATCTGGTTCCCTCACAGTTGTATCCAACCCCCAGCCAACTGAGAAGCTCACTGAATCCGGTTCCCTTACTGTGGTGCTTGGACCCCAGCCAACAGAGAAAGTGACAGAATCTGGTTCCCTTACTGTGGTGCTTGGACCCCAGCCAACTGAGAAGCTAACAGAATCTGGTTCCCTCACTGTGGTATCAAGCCCCCGGCCAACTGAGAAGCTGACTGAATCTGGTTCCCTTACTGTGGTTTCCAACCCCCAGCCAACTGAGAAGCTAACAGAATCTGGTTCCCTCACTGTGGTATCCAGCCCCCGGCCAACTGAGAAGCTGACTGAATCTGGTTCCCTGACTGTGGTGCTCGGACCCCAGCCAACAGAGAAAGTGAAAGAATCTGGTTCCCTTACTGTGGTGCTTGGACCCCAGCCAACTGAGAAGCTGACTGAATCTGGTTCCCTCACAGTTGTATCCAACCCCCAGCCAACCGAGAAGCTGACTGAATCTGGTTCCCCCACTGTGGTGCTTGAACCCCAGCCAACTGAGAAGCTAACAGAATCTGGTTCCCTCACTGTGGTATCCAGCCCCCGGCCAACTGAGAAGCTGACTGAATCTGGTTCCCTCACAGTTGTATCCAACCCCCAGCCAACTGAGAAGCTGACTGAATCTGGTTCCCTTACTGTGGTGCTTGGACCCCAGCCAACAGAGAAAGTGAAAGAATCTGGTTCCCTTACTGTGGTGCTCGGACCCCAGCCAACTGAGAAGCTAACAGAATCTGGTTCCCTCACTGTGGTATCCAGCCCCCGGCCAACTGAGAAGCTGACTGAATCTGGTTCCCTCACAGTTGTATCCAACCCCCAGCCAACTGAGAAGCTCACTGAATCTGGTTCTCTCACTGTGGTGCTTGGACCACAGCCAACTGAGAAGCTAACAGAATCTGGTTCCCTCACAGTTGTATCCAGCCCCCGGCCAACTGAGAAGCTGACTGAATCTGGTTCCCTCACAGTTGTATCCAACCCCCAGCCAACTGAGAAGCTCACTGAATCCGGTTCCCTTACTGTGGTGCTTGGACCCCAGCCAACAGAGAAAGTGACAGAATCTGGTTCCCTTACTGTGGTGCTTGGACCCCAGCCAACTGAGAAGCTAACAGAATCTGGTTCCCTCACTGTGGAATCAAGCCCCCGGCCAACTGAGAAGCTGACTGAATCTGGTTCCCTCACTGTGGCGCTTGGGCCTCAGCCAACTGAGAAGCTGGCTGAATCTGGTTCCCTCACTGTGGTATCCAGCCCCCGGCCAACTGAGAAGCTGACTGAATCTGGTTCCCTCACAGTTGTATCCAACCCCCAGCCAACTGAGAAGCTCACTGAATCTGGTTCTCTCACTGTGGTGCTTGGACCACAGCCAACTGAGAAGCTAACAGAATCTGGTTCCCTCACAGTTGTATCCAGCCCCCGGCCAACTGAGAAGCTGACTGAATCTGGTTCCCTCACAGTTGTATCCAACCCCCAGCCAACTGAGAAGCTCACTGAATCCGGTTCCCTTACTGTGGTGCTTGGACCCCAGCCAACAGAGAAAGTGACAGAATCTGGTTCCCTTACTGTGGTGCTTGGACCCCAGCCAACTGAGAAGCTAACAGAATCTGGTTCCCTCACTGTGGAATCAAGCCCCCGGCCAACTGAGAAGCTGACTGAATCTGGTTCCCTTACTGTGGTTTCCAACCCCCAGCCAACTGAGAAGCTAACAGAATCTGGTTCCCTCACTGTGGTATCCAGCCCCCGGCCAACTGAGAAGCTGACTGAATCTGGTTCCCTGACTGTGGTGCTCGGACCCCAGCCAACAGAGAAAGTGAAAGAATCTGGTTCCCTTACTGTGGTGCTTGGACCCCAGCCAACTGAGAAGCTGACTGAATCTGGTTCCCTCACAGTTGTATCCAACCCCCAGCCAACCGAGAAGCTGACTGAATCTGGTTCCCCCACTGTGGTGCTTGAACCCCAGCCAACTGAGAAGCTAACAGAATCTGGTTCCCTCACTGTGGTATCAAGCCCCAGGCCAACTGAGAAGCTGACTGAATCTGGTTCCCTTACTGTGGTGCTTGGACCCCAACCAACTGAGAAGCTGACTGAATCTGGTTCCCTCACAGTTGTATCCAACCCCCAACCAACTGAGAAGCTGACTGAATCTGGTTCCCTCACTGTGGTGCTTGAACCCCAGCCAACTGAGAAGCTAACAGAATCTGGTTCCCTCACTGTGGTATCAAGCCCCCGGCCAACTGAGAAGCTGACTGAATCTGGTTCCCTTACTGTGGTGCTTGGACCCCAACCAACTGAGAAGCTGACTGAATCTGGTTCCCTCACAGTTGTATCCAACCCCCAACCAACTGAGAAGCTGACTGAATCTGGTTCCCTCACTGTGGTGCTTGAACCCCAGCCAACTGAGAAGCTGACAGAATCTGGTTCCCTCACTGTGGTATCAAGCCCCCGGCCAACTGAGAAGCTGACTGAATCTGGTTCCCTTACTGTGGTGCTTGGACCCCAACCAACTGAGAAGCTGACTGAATCTGGTTCCCTCACAGTTGTATCCAACCCCCAACCAACTGAGAAGCTGACTGAATCTGGTTCCCTTACTGTGAAGTCGAGCGCACTGTCTGCTGCTTGTCCTGTCTCTGTGGCATCCAGCCCTCTCCCTACAGAAAAACTGAACCACTCTGTTTCTCTCACTTTGTCTAGCCCCCAGCCAACTGAGAAGCTGACTGAATCCGGGTCCCTCACTGTGGTGCTTCAACCCCAGCAAACTGAGAAGCTGACTGAATCTGGTTCGCTCACTGTGGTGCTCGGACCCCAGCAAACTGAGAAGCTGACAGAATCTGGTTCCCTCACTGTGGTGCTCGGACCCCAGCCAACTGAGAAGCTGGCTGAATCTGGTACCCTCACTATGGCGGTTGGGCCCCAGCCAACTGAGAAGCTGACTGAATCTGGTTCCCTCACTGTGGCGCTTGGGCCTCAGCCAACTGAGAAGCTGGCTGAATCTGGTTCCCTCACTGTGGTGCTTGGCCCCCAGCCAACTGAGAAGCTGGCTGAATCTGGTTCCCTCACTGTGGTGCTTGGGCCTCAGCCAACTGAGAAGCTGGCTGAATCTGGTTCCCTCACTGTGGCGCTTGGCCCCCAGCCAACTGAGAAGCTGGCTGAATCTGGTTCCCTCACTGTGGCGCTTGGCCCCCAGCCAACTGAGAAGCTGGCTGAATCTGGTTCCCTCACTGTGGCGCTTGAACCCCAGCCAACTGAGAAGCTAACAGAATCTGGTTCCCTCACTGTGGTATCAAGCCCCCGGCCAACTGAGAAGCTGGCTGAATCTGGTTCCCTCACGGTGGCGCTTGGCCCCCAGCCAACTGAGAAGCTGGCTGAATCAGGTTCCCTCACTGTGGTGCTTGGGCCTCAGCCAACTGAGAAGCTGGCTGAATCAGGTTCCCTCACTGTGGCGCTTGGGCCTCAGCCAACTGAGAAGCTGGCTGAATCTGGTTCCCTCACGGTGGCGCTTGGGCCTCAGCCAACTGAGAAGCTGGCTGAATCAGGTTCCCTGACTGTGGCTCTTGGCCCCCAGCCAACTGAGAAGCTGACTGAATCTGGTTCCCCCACTGTGGCGCTTGGCCCCCAGCCAACTGAGAAGCTGACTGAATCTGGTTCCCCCACTGTGGCGCTTGGCCCCCAGCCAACTGAGAAGCTGGCTGAATCTGGTTCCCTCACTGTGGCGCTTGGCCCCCAGCCAACTGAGAAGCTGACTGAATCTGGTTCCCTCACTGTGGCGCTTGGGCCTCAGCCAACTGAGAAGCTGACTGAATCTGGTTCCCTCACTGTGGCGCTTGGGCCCCAGCCAACTGACAAGCTGACTGAATCTGGTTCCCTCACTGTGGCGCTTAGCCCCCAGCCAACTGAGAAGCTGGCTGAATCTGGTTCCCTCACTGTGGCGCTTGGCCCTCAGCCAACTGAGAAGCTGACTGAATCTGGTTCCCTCACTGTGGCGCTTGGCCCTCAGCCAACTGGGAAGCTGACTGAATCTGGTACCCTCACTGTTGTGCTTGGCCCCCAGCCAACTGAGAAGCTGGCTGAATCTGGTTCCCTCACTGTGGCGCTTGGCCCCCAGCCAACTGAGAAGCTGACTGAATCTGGTTCCCTCACTGTGGCGCTTGGCCCTCAGCCAACTGGGAAGCTGACTGAATCTGGTACCCTCACTGTTGTGCTTGGCCCCCAGCCAACTGAGAAGCTGGCTGAATCTGGTTCCCTCACTGTGGCGCTTGGCCCCCAGCCAACTGAGAAGCTGACTGAATCTGGTTCCCTCACTGTGGCGCTTGGCCCTCAGCCAACTGAGAAGCTGACTGAATCTGGTTCCTTGTTTGTGGTGTCCAGCCCACTGTCTACTGGGAAGCTTGCGGAGTCTGGGTCACTTGTGCTGTCTGGCCCTCTACCAACTGACAAGTCAACTGAAACTGCTTCCTCGGTGTCTAGCCCACCTGCTACTGGGAAGCTGACTGAATCTGGTTCTCTTTCTGTGGTGTCTAGTCCACTTGCTACTGGAAAGCTGACTGAATCTGGTTCCTTCTATGTGGTTTCTAGCCCACTCACTACTGGGAAGCTCACAGAGTCTAGTTCCTTTGTATTGTCTGGCTCTCTCCCTGCTGAGAAACTAACTGAATCTGGGTCTTTCTCTGTGGTGTCCAGCCCACCTACTACCGGAGAACTGACTGAATCTGGCTCTCTGTATTTGGTATCCAACCCACTCACTACTGGAAAGATGACTGAATCTGGTTCATTTGAAATTTCTGGCCATTTTCCTGTCAAGTCCAAGTCTGGCTCTCACCATCCTCATGCATTTTGGAAGAAGGTAAAGTCTAGATTTCACCCCAATGACAAGTCAGCTCAGCGTTTAATTGCTTGCTTGAAGAAAAAAGGGTGTGCTTTTAAACGTGTGCATTTCTAA
- the si:ch73-160p18.3 gene encoding uncharacterized protein si:ch73-160p18.3, producing MGICKCLVAVLLWCQLMFNGFTSPIGCPFNHDGVKRCDSKSEGGQTHSIMAKSNLALLLALKNASGLIIQRGIKGLPQTIPFSAEVSRPHITKESSAALAELTRKLRPSGCLSEEIDLSTKNEKQSGSGSLTLVSSPQPTEKLTESGSLTVVLTPQPTEKVKESGSLTVVLGPQPTEKPTESGSLTVLSSPQPTEKLIKSGSLTVVSNPQPTEKLTKSGSLTVVLTPQPTEKVKESGSLTVVSNRQPTEKLTESESLTVVLGPQPTGKLTESGSLTMVSNSMSAACPLSVVSSPLPIDKLTQSGSLTVVSSPQPTKKLTESGSLTVVLSPQQTEKLTESGSLTVVLGPQPTGKLTESGSLTVLSSPQPTGKLTESGSLFVVSSPLSTGKLAESGSLVLSGPLPTDKSTETASSSVVSNPPATGKLTESGSFVLSGPLPTEKLTESGSLYVVSSPPSTGNLTDSGYFKLSGSLPTDKLTESGSHYMVSNPLATGNQNESSSLSAVSSQPATGKLKESGSLDVVSSPLTTGNLTESGSIVLSGSLPFRKLTESGSLYVVSSPHTTGKLTESGSFSVVSSPVTTGNLTESGSIVFSGSLPIKKLTESGSLSVVSSPHTTGKLTKSGSFYVVSNPLTSGKLNESDSFEFSGPLPTEESGLPSVVSSHLPIESVPQSSHHLSHAFWKKIKSRLHTNDKSARHLIACLQKKGCTLRHVHF from the exons ATGGGGATTTGTAAATGTTTGGTTGCAGTGTTGTTATGGTGTCAGTTGATGTTCAATG GATTCACTTCTCCAATTGGCTGTCCATTTAACCACGATGGTGTTAAACGATGTGACTCTAAGAGTGaag GTGGTCAAACACATTCAATTATGGCAAAATCTAACTTAGCTCTTCTACTTGCTTTAAAGAATGCATCTGGACTAATTATCCAAAGAG GTATTAAGGGGTTGCCTCAAACCATCCCGTTCTCTGCTGAGGTGTCCCGTCCCCACATTACCAAGGAGTCTAGTGCTGCACTTGCTGAATTAACTAGAAAGTTGAGGCCATCAGGGTGTCTATCTGAGGAAATTGACCTGTCAACTAAGAATGAGAAGCAGAGTGGGTCTGGATCCCTTACGTTGGTGTCTAGTCCCCAGCCAACTGAGAAGCTCACTGAATCTGGTTCCCTCACTGTGGTGCTCACACCCCAGCCAACAGAGAAAGTCAAAGAATCTGGTTCCCTTACTGTGGTGCTTGGACCCCAGCCAACTGAGAAGCCAACAGAATCTGGTTCCCTCACTGTGTTATCCAGCCCCCAGCCAACTGAGAAGCTGATTAAATCTGGTTCCCTCACTGTTGTATCCAACCCCCAGCCAACTGAAAAGCTCACTAAATCTGGTTCCCTTACTGTGGTGCTCACACCCCAGCCAACTGAGAAAGTGAAAGAATCTGGTTCCCTCACTGTTGTGTCCAACCGCCAGCCAACTGAGAAGCTAACAGAATCTGAATCACTTACTGTGGTGCTCGGACCTCAGCCAACTGGGAAACTGACTGAATCTGGTTCCCTCACCATGGTGTCAAACTCTATGTCAGCTGCTTGTCCTCTCTCTGTGGTGTCCAGCCCTCTCCCTATAGATAAATTGACACAGTCTGGTTCCCTCACAGTTGTATCCAGCCCCCAGCCAACTAAGAAGCTGACTGAATCTGGTTCCCTCACTGTGGTCCTCAGCCCACAGCAAACTGAGAAGCTGACTGAATCTGGTTCCCTTACTGTGGTGCTCGGACCCCAGCCAACTGGGAAACTGACTGAATCTGGTTCCCTCACAGTGTTATCCAGCCCCCAGCCAACTGGGAAGCTGACTGAATCTGGTTCTCTATTTGTGGTGTCCAGCCCACTGTCTACTGGGAAGCTTGCGGAGTCTGGGTCGCTTGTGCTGTCTGGCCCTCTACCAACTGACAAGTCAACTGAAACTGCTTCCTCCTCTGTAGTGTCTAACCCACCTGCTACTGGGAAGCTGACTGAATCTGGTTCCTTTGTATTGTCTGGGCCTCTTCCAACTGAAAAGCTGACTGAATCTGGTTCTCTCTATGTGGTGTCTAGCCCACCTTCTACGGGGAACCTGACTGATTCTGGTTACTTTAAATTGTCTGGCTCTCTCCCTACTGATAAGCTTACCGAATCTGGTTCCCACTATATGGTGTCCAACCCCCTTGCTACTGGAAACCAGAATGAATCTAGTTCTCTCTCTGCGGTGTCAAGCCAACCTGCTACTGGCAAGTTGAAAGAATCTGGTTCCCTCGATGTTGTGTCCAGCCCACTTACTACTGGGAATCTCACAGAGTCTGGTTCCATTGTTTTGTCTGGCTCTCTCCCTTTTAGGAAGTTAACTGAATCTGGTTCCCTCTATGTAGTGTCCAGCCCACATACTACTGGAAAGCTGACAGAATCTGGCTCTTTTTCTGTGGTCTCCAGCCCAGTCACTACTGGGAATCTCACAGAGTCTGGTTCCATTGTTTTCTCTGGCTCTCTTCCTATTAAGAAATTAACTGAATCTGGTTCCCTCTCTGTGGTGTCCAGTCCACATACCACTGGTAAGCTGACCAAATCTGGTTCTTTCTATGTGGTGTCCAACCCACTCACCTCTGGGAAGTTGAATGAATCTGATTCCTTTGAGTTTTCCGGCCCTCTGCCTACTGAGGAGTCTGGTTTGCCTTCTGTGGTGTCTAGTCATCTCCCTATAGAGTCTGTTCCCCAGTCCAGCCATCATCTTTCCCATGCTTTTTGGAAGAAGATCAAGTCTCGTCTTCACACTAATGACAAGTCTGCTCGTCATTTAATTGCTTGCTTGCAAAAAAAAGGGTGTACTCTTAGGCATGTgcatttctaa